A stretch of the Odontesthes bonariensis isolate fOdoBon6 chromosome 5, fOdoBon6.hap1, whole genome shotgun sequence genome encodes the following:
- the rabac1 gene encoding prenylated Rab acceptor protein 1, producing MPSVAPKGENCLVDMDSKAGDPFSAEEAHPTGTGGAGVLSKLWLPKGFSASMAKEWIDRRRVSIRPWASFVDQRKFSKPRNFGDLCQRVVKNVDTYNSNYTFIFLGLILYCIISSPMLLIALAVFAGAFYIIHLKSLESKLVVLGKELNLPHQMGLAGAVSLPVFWLAGAGAAVFWVLGATLFVIGSHAAFRELEGSDLEELLMEPV from the exons ATGCCATCTGTAGCGCCAAAGGGGGAGAACTGTCTCGTGGACATGGACAGCAAGGCTGGAGATCCGTTCAGTGCTGAGGAGGCTCATCCAACTGGCACAGGTGGAGCTGGAGTGCTGTCGAA GCTCTGGCTGCCCAAGGGTTTCTCGGCCAGCATGGCTAAAGAGTGGATCGACAGGCGTCGAGTGTCCATTCGACCATGGGCCAGCTTTGTAGACCAGCGCAAGTTTTCAAAACCTCGCAACTTTGGAGACTTGTGTCAGAGGGTGGTGAAAAATGTGGATACTTACAACAGCAACTACACCTTCATCTTTTTGGGTCTCATCCTCTACTGCAT AATCAGCTCGCCCATGCTCCTGATTGCCTTGGCTGTGTTTGCTGGTGCTTTCTACATAATTCACCTTAAGTCTCTGGAGTCCAAACTGGTTGTTCTTG GCAAAGAGCTAAATCTCCCTCACCAGATGGGTCTGGCTGGAGCTGTCTCACTGCCTGTGTTCTGGTTGGCTGGAGCTGGAGCAGCTGTGTTTTGGGTTCTTG GAGCAACGCTGTTTGTGATTGGTTCTCATGCTGCGTTCCGTGAACTTGAGGGATCTGACCTGGAGGAGCTCCTCATGGAGCCTGTGTAA
- the dedd1 gene encoding death effector domain-containing 1 isoform X1, which produces MAAMHCQGYMARDSLYWDETECLNYYGMLSLHEIFEVVGCQLTETDIEVLYFLLNETYSAPHPLDPSGWTVKPSEDNPEDSGVTPSPQLLKAWRRLKPKGSQQLLVDSKPKSGLGLLLELERRGYLSDGNLEPLLQLLRVLTRHDLLPLVSHKRRRTVSPERVGQRYEINSAELVSGLQHTCRETEMPLPSFTQQLRTNIYSPVAASSTRRRRKKRGNGWSRRSKKTSRQVQPPPSAPQKVSCDIRLRVRAEYLEHESALRDGVSSDKRQPLERQFDLFSRASSLLRARDLGSIVCDIKFTELDNLEAFWGDYLSGALLEALKGVFITDSLRMAAGSEGVRLLISVDQDDYEEGRRLLRARKMMPLSYGGRIENP; this is translated from the exons ATGGCTGCCATGCATTGCCAAGGATATATGGCCAGGGACTCGCTCTACTGGGATGAAACAGAGTGCCTGAACTACTACGGGATGTTGTCTCTCCATGAGATCTTTGAAGTAGTTGGATGTCAGCTGACAGAGACTGACATCGAAGTGCTGTACTTCCTTTTGAACGAAACCTACTCTGCGCCACACCCTCTTGACCCATCAGGCTGGACAGTTAAACCTTCTGAGGACaatccagaagactcaggtgtgACTCCGAGTCCGCAACTGCTTAAAGCATGGAGGAGGTTAAAGCCTAAGGGATCCCAGCAGCTCCTAGTGGATTCAAAGCCTAAGAGTGGCCTTGGGCTGTTGCTAGAGCTTGAGAGGAGAGGATACCTCAGTGATGGAAACCTGGAACCTCTGCTGCAACTACTGAGAGTCCTCACTCGCCATGACCTGCTGCCTTTAGTGTCCCACAAGAGGAGGAGGACGG TATCTCCAGAGAGGGTTGGACAGAGGTATGAAATTAACAGCGCAGAGTTGGTGTCTGGATTACAACATACCTGCAGAGAAACAGAAATGCCACTTCCATCTTTCACACAACAATTGAGAACTA aCATTTACTCTCCTGTGGCTGCGTCATCTACAAGGAGGCGGAGGAAGAAGCGAGGAAATGGCTGGAGCCGTAGGTCCAAGAAAACAAGCAGACAGGTCCAGCCAccaccttcagcaccacagaAAGTGTCATGTG ATATCCGCCTGCGTGTTCGTGCGGAGTACCTGGAGCACGAGTCAGCACTACGTGACGGTGTCTCCTCAGACAAGCGTCAGCCGCTGGAGCGACAGTTTGATTTATTCAGTCGAGCCAGCTCGCTGCTTCGTGCCAGAGACCTGGGTTCCATTGTCTGCGACATAAAGTTCACAGAGCTGGACAACCTCGAGGCCTTCTGGGGCGACTACCTGAGTGGAGCGCTGTTGGAGGCCCTAAAGGGAGTTTTCATCACCGACTCCCTGAGGATGGCAGCGGGTTCGGAGGGTGTCCGTCTCCTGATCAGTGTGGACCAAGATGACTACGAGGAGGGCCGGAGGCTGCTGAGAGCCAGGAAAATGATGCCATTAAGTTATGGTGGGCGCATAGAGAATCCCTAG
- the dedd1 gene encoding death effector domain-containing 1 isoform X2: MAAMHCQGYMARDSLYWDETECLNYYGMLSLHEIFEVVGCQLTETDIEVLYFLLNETYSAPHPLDPSGWTVKPSEDNPEDSGVTPSPQLLKAWRRLKPKGSQQLLVDSKPKSGLGLLLELERRGYLSDGNLEPLLQLLRVLTRHDLLPLVSHKRRRTVSPERVGQRYEINSAELVSGLQHTCRETEMPLPSFTQQLRTNIYSPVAASSTRRRRKKRGNGWSRRSKKTSRQVQPPPSAPQKVSCGKCIICIFSLSFSFHPLSSVAPSFFFSSQLSPPRLDDDDNTHAFNCRPFNIFSSPPHFLLSP, translated from the exons ATGGCTGCCATGCATTGCCAAGGATATATGGCCAGGGACTCGCTCTACTGGGATGAAACAGAGTGCCTGAACTACTACGGGATGTTGTCTCTCCATGAGATCTTTGAAGTAGTTGGATGTCAGCTGACAGAGACTGACATCGAAGTGCTGTACTTCCTTTTGAACGAAACCTACTCTGCGCCACACCCTCTTGACCCATCAGGCTGGACAGTTAAACCTTCTGAGGACaatccagaagactcaggtgtgACTCCGAGTCCGCAACTGCTTAAAGCATGGAGGAGGTTAAAGCCTAAGGGATCCCAGCAGCTCCTAGTGGATTCAAAGCCTAAGAGTGGCCTTGGGCTGTTGCTAGAGCTTGAGAGGAGAGGATACCTCAGTGATGGAAACCTGGAACCTCTGCTGCAACTACTGAGAGTCCTCACTCGCCATGACCTGCTGCCTTTAGTGTCCCACAAGAGGAGGAGGACGG TATCTCCAGAGAGGGTTGGACAGAGGTATGAAATTAACAGCGCAGAGTTGGTGTCTGGATTACAACATACCTGCAGAGAAACAGAAATGCCACTTCCATCTTTCACACAACAATTGAGAACTA aCATTTACTCTCCTGTGGCTGCGTCATCTACAAGGAGGCGGAGGAAGAAGCGAGGAAATGGCTGGAGCCGTAGGTCCAAGAAAACAAGCAGACAGGTCCAGCCAccaccttcagcaccacagaAAGTGTCATGTGGTAAGTGCATCATATGCATATTTAGCCTCTCTTTTAGTTTTCACCCATTGTCTTCAGTAGCGCCTTcattctttttctcctctcaaCTATCTCCCCCTCGAttggatgatgatgataatacaCATGCATTTAATTGTCGGCCTTTTAACATCTTCTCAAGTCCGCCACATTTCCTGTTGTCTCCCTAA